One genomic segment of Erinaceus europaeus chromosome 18, mEriEur2.1, whole genome shotgun sequence includes these proteins:
- the ARL6IP6 gene encoding ADP-ribosylation factor-like protein 6-interacting protein 6 isoform X2, producing the protein MSFAESGARPAALRQRGATPPRRRRPGFPAFTQGRSWGEEGEADGGEGCDKVARDLRAEFSAESRRSWRPPPAATDDAAGSRLLRDQRDGLPAAAGAPARARGLPAQGLAILCSLLLAVLLAVLLAVAYLVVKELHAENLKNEDDVNTGLLGN; encoded by the exons ATGTCGTTCGCGGAGAGCGGGGCCCGCCCGGCCGCCCTGCGCCAGCGTGGAGCTACCCCGCCACGGCGGCGGCGGCCAGGCTTTCCCGCCTTCACTCAGGGACGCAGCTGGGGTGAGGAGGGTGAAGCGGACGGGGGAGAGGGGTGCGACAAGGTGGCCCGCGACTTGCGGGCGGAGTTCTCGGCGGAATCGCGGAGGAGCTGGCGGCCGCCGCCCGCCGCCACCGACGACGCGGCGGGGTCTCGGCTGCTGCGGGACCAGCGCGACGGCCTCCCGGCGGCCGCGGGGGCTCCAGCCCGGGCGCGGGGGCTGCCGGCCCAGGGCCTCGCCATCCTCTGCTCCCTCCTGCTCGCCGTCCTGCTCGCCGTCCTGCTCGCCGTCGCCTATCTGGTCGTGAAAG AGTTACATGCTGAGAATTTGAAGAATGAAGATGATGTAAACACTGGACTACTAG